In Mangifera indica cultivar Alphonso chromosome 14, CATAS_Mindica_2.1, whole genome shotgun sequence, the DNA window ATCGAGATGATCAAgtttatgttaaataaaatatttattttttcattcaatcaTACTCTGATTGgatttaattcatatatttaatcatttgatttgattttaatttcatgttatgttgtaatactataaattatacagtatttagttaataataatgatttagtttaaatctcaattcataatttttcagtttaaactaaattaaattacaaatcattaatattaatatattcaatttggcaaacatatatcattataatttCACTGCTTAGAGCAGTCAGTTGGCATGAAAGACACAATCTTCCCTTGAAGATCAAATCCCACCAAGAAATTCGTCTGAGCCACATTTCCGAAAATGCCAAATGAATCTGCAGGTTCCATGGTTAAGCACACCAAATCTTCCTCCACTCTAATGAATGCATTATATGGCTGCAATTTCAGATCCGCATTGCCACTAAAATGAACTGTGATCACGGGAAGATCATCATCATTCTTGCATTAAACTCGAAAACAAGCTTTAAAAACACCCCTCGGATCACTCACGGTTGATATCCAATTTCTTCCTCCACAATGCTCATCAGTTTTTTGTAAAAATGACTCCCGATGAACGTTAAAGTGGTCCCGGAATCGATTATCATGTTACCCTCTTCGCCGTCTGCAAAATCATAGTCAGTTCTTAAAGAATTCGTGTATGGCAGCTTCTGGCTTCCGACGCTAATGGCTTTCAAGGTAACATAATAATGCTTTGACGGTGCTTTATCAACCAAAGGAGTCGAAAGAAAACCAGAACCGCTAGAACTTGGAGCACCAAAATTTATCTTGCTTGTCAcataatttgttgtttttgaagGTGAAATCGGCACCAAACAATAAGAGAATTTCCCATGAACTCAATTGAGAGATTAGCGAAAGAGAGCCCCCGCCAAGACCGACGCGACCTGACTCGGCTTCTTCAACGTTGCCACCATTATTATGTCCGCAGCCAAAAACAACATTAGGAAGTGTGACAGGACTTCTAGAAGTTGAATCTCCGATGGCGAAATTTTCTACCGCGAGATTTCGTACAGTGAAGGTTTTATCTCCGTAAGTATAATTGTACCCGCACAAGTTGATGTCTGATTCGCAACGTTTGCTCTTTTCAAGAGCGGAGCAGTAAGGAGATGCACATGTCAAAGTCTTGTAAGTTGAAGATCTTTTGGGACCAAACAAGGGAGGTTTTTGCTTGTAGCATTCTTTACATGGTTTGCATTGAAGCCACATGAGGTCGGTGCCGGTATCGGCTACTCCGATTAACACGACAGGCGGGGTCCCGATGCAGATGTTCATTAAATATTCTCCAGTAACGGCAGCGGGCACCAGGTGCGTGGAGAAATTTTGCAAAGGCTGATGATGATGGTCATAAGATTGTTTTGAGATAGTTCATACGTGAAACTGAACGAAGAACAGCCTTATGCAATCTATCAAAATGGGAATCGAAAGCATCctaaaagggagagagaggagAGTCACGATATATGAGATCAACAGGGAAACTTCCACCATTGTGATTACTTTCTACGAAGGTAAAGGATACGATGAGAGCAAACCAAATTAGTGAGCTTAATTTCAAAGTGGCTGCCATTGTTTGTGAGAGTAGAAAAAAGATGgtgaattttttgaaaaattgtggAGGATATTTATAGGGTCGTCATGCTTGAGTCATATGCAAAGGCTAAGAAGATGAAAGCATATTATAAAGTTAAAAGTTACTTAAAATGTAAGAGATGaaattaataacattaattttttttaatgatattaaattagtaATTAGTAATGTTGAGTATTAATGAATAATGCTTTGAACATATGGTAGAAGTGTAAAGAATGATAAGTgatttaagataatatatttggtgaaattaaaataattacttaaaTGGCTTATCATTCTTTATATTACTACCATAAAACTTTTGGATTTGTTCAAAGCATTATTCGTCAATTCTCATAATTACTAAGCTAATACTGTAATccacttatatttataattgaagtTAATTCTCACcttttaaaaagttgtattttctcttataaaaattgattttttcaatcACCATTTCTTGACCAATTTTGTCGTTTTCAATTGTATTCTCTCTCTCCTGATTTCTCTCATCAAAGATAAAggtttaaacaaaattgtttttgtctGAGATGAAGATAATGAGTCTTTATCTCAGATgaagattaataatttttgtctttatttttgacaaaagaaactgaaagaaagaaaaaataagagtaaagACAACAAAATTCGTTAGAAAGTGATGAATGAGAAAATCAAATCCTAAAGGGAgtgaatgtaattttttaaaattattagttttttaaattaaaaagagggaaatgagataaaaattttaatttttaaaatatttttattaaataaattttaatagaatattaagtatttgagtttttgaaatttcgtACTAAGGTTAGAGTGTggataagtcctttggcctttaacaaggtacacatataacattaattaagtAAACattaaagatattattaattGGTGCCCCTTGACCGTTCATTTTCTCTATAGTAATTCATAAactctacatttttttttttaaataagtacTTATTACATGATCTCCACGTTTTGAGTAACGTTAACTTTATAAGATGCTCTTCAACTTCTGTGTCTTTACAAATGACTCACGCACGATGACCCTATAAAAAACCTGCacaagttttcaaataattcacCACCTTTCTTACTCTCGCAAAACATGGCAGCCACTTTCAATTTGAGCTCACTAATATGGTTTGCTCTTACCCTAGTCTTTACATTTGCAGAAACAAATAATAATGGTGGACGTTTCACTGCTGATCTCGTACATCGTGACTCccctctctctcccttttatGATCCTTTGGAATCCCATTTCGATAGATTGCATAATGCTTTTCGTCGTTCAATTTCACGTATGAACTATCTCAAAACAATCTTTTCACCGTCATCATCAGGCCCAGCAAAACTTCTCCAGGCGCCGCTGGTGCCCACTGGTGGAGAATATTTAATGAACATCTCCATTGGGACCCCGCCTGTCGTGTTAATCGGAATCGCCGACACCGGCAGTGACCTTACTTGGATTCAATGCAAGCCTTGCAAAGAATGCTACAAGCAAAAACCTCCGTTGTTTGATCCCAAAAAATCTTCAACTTACAAAATCTTAACATGTGAATCTCGTTACTGCTCCGCTCTTGACGACGGCAAACGTTGCGAATCGCACATGAACTTGTGCGGATACAGTTACTCTTACGGAGATAATTCCTTCACTGAAGGAAGTCTGGCGGTGGAAAATTTGGCCATGGGAGATTCAACTTCTGGAAGTCCTGTCACACTTCCGAATATTGTTTTTGGCTGCGGACATGATAATGGTGGCACGTTTGATGAAAACGGGTCGGGTATCATCGGTCTTGGCGGGGGCTCTCTCTCGCTGATCTCTCAATTGAGTTCATCAATCAAAGGGAAATTCACTTATTGTTTGGCCCCAATTTCATCTTCAGCAACCAGCAAGATAAAATTTGGCGCTCCGAGTTTTAACGGTTCAAGTCCTGGACTTATTTCAACTCCTTTGATTGATAAAGCACCGGCAACGTATTATTACGTTACCTTGGAAGCCATTAGTGTCGGAAACAAGAAGCTGCCATACACGAATTCTTTAAAAACTGATTATGATTTTGTAGAAGTCGAGGAGGGTAACATGATAGTCGATTCAGGGACGACTTTAACGTTTATTGAGAGTCAGTTTTACGACAAATTGGCCACTGTTTTGGAGAAAGAAATTGGATCTCAACGTGTGAGTGATCCGAAGGGTGTTTTTGGAGCTTGTTTTCGAGTTAAAAGCAAGAATGAAGACCATCTTCCTGTTATCACAGTTCATTTTAGTGGCAATGCGGATCTGAAATTACAGCCATTGAATGCATTCATTAGAGTGGAGGAAGATTTGGTGTGCTTTACTATGGTGCCTTCAGATTCCATTGCCATTTTTGGAAATTTGGCTCAAATGAATTTCCTGGTGGGATTTGATCTTGAAGGGAAGACTGTATCTTTCATGCCAAATGACTGCTCGAAgcagtaaaattataataatatatgtatgcaaaattcaatatattaataataatgattggtgatttaatttggtttaaaataaaaactaacatatataattaaatgaaaattggcaaaagtttatatttatttgttatttattaatttttacacaTGGTTAAACTTGATCAACTTGATTTCGAGATGAGAGGTCTGAACATAAAGAAACAAACATCAAGCTCTATGATACTTAGATTTGTTTTTCATCTTGTTCAACTGTTCTATATGTCTCAGTGGTATCTATATAGATTTGTTTGTTCAAAAGAAGAAGAACCTCTCCTTTCGTTGCCTTCTCATTGACCACATCAACATAATCATAGATGAAAGAATCAATCAAACACATTCAAATTGTATTGAAGACAATAACTTCTATGTTTGTTGTCTTCTCATTAAAGACATCATAATCATTCAATATTGAATTTACTAAACACATTCGGATTGCATCGACAGCGACTTGGAAGGGGAACCAAATGAAAGACCCAAGCTTCATGTATGAGCCAATCTAATGTGCTCCAAGACAAACCGTTCTCCTCCTCCATAGCTTTGTTTGCAGCCTCAGACAAGTCTTTCACATTCTTCCGCAGCTCTTTAGAATTCTCTCCTTCCATCAACTCCCTCACCTTCTTCTTCAGCTCTTCCCTCTTCAAAAAACCATCACATCTCTCTACTCTTAACACCACTTTAATCTCCTCCACAACCAATTTTGCATTCAATGGCTGCTCTGCCATCATAGGCCATGCGAGAATCGGAACGCCCGCATATATGCTCTCCAACAGTGAGTTCCATCCACAATGGCTTAAAAAACCTTCCACACTTTTGTGCAACAATATTTCCCTCTGATCCACCCACTCTCTTACCACAATTCCTCTCTCTTTAACCCTCTCTTCAAATCCCTCCCCAACTTCCCATTCATCTTTCCTTATCACCCACAAAAAGTTCGCCTCTGATTCTTCCAACCCAATTGCTATTTCCTGCTCCGCTGAAATCTCTGCTTGCGTCCCGAAAGAAACATATAGTTATAGAACTGGGCTTCGCTGACTAAGCTTTTGGTCTAGCCATTAAATCCACGAGGGTTTTGGACGTGTTTTTTCATTTATGGTCGATGGCTCAGCCAGGCAAGGGGGTCCGACACACCAGACCTTTGATTTTGCCTCGCGGTTATAGTAATCAACGAACACAGATTCAAGCTCTTCAAAACTATTCATAATCATGCCATAGCTATTTGATGCTGCTGTTAAATGTTTTATCATGAACTCAAATTCGGCACCATTAGGATCCCAAAACATCCGTCCGAATTCACTTTTAGAAACCCTAATCCCAGGAAAATGAGGCAGCGCCATTGTCTCatcatctttctcaactccaatCAGAACCCGATTCTCCAGTGCATCATTCGAGACGCTCATTGCATAAGCTCCCATGCTCTAAAAAACAAACCTCGGGAAACCGAATTTCGAAGCGGATTCCAAGGTCCACCACAGGAAGCCATCGGACACCATAAAAGTGACACGTGGCAGACGCTGAAGCTCCCGTTCGAACGCTGGTTGCATTAGTTTCGTTGCTTCGGTGAATTGAACATAGAGTGATATTTTGGGAAGTTTATCGGTGCTCTCGACACCGTCTGGGATTTCGGGAATGTTTTCCTGGTAAAGAAGATCGATTATAGAGACGGTGGTGTCATTGAGAAACTGAGCAATGAAGGAATGGTTGCCTGGAGTGGTGAAGATCGTGACAGCAACGTTCCGACGGCGGAGGAGGAGGCGAGCAAGATGCAGAATTGGCACCGTATGACCCTTTGACATGAACGGAAACAGAACTATATGAACAAGCATTctgtttgtaaaaaaatttcaatcttgACAGACAATACAAGGGTTCAAGGTCCTCTTTCTCTATGAAGAATAATTACAGGATTAAAGGTGGTATATACATGAAGAAATTATTTCAGGATTTGAATCCTAGCGTGATTTGAATACTAGCTTGAATTATTCCAGTTATAGTAGGATATCATTACTAATTtgaatttacatatatatatatatatatatatatatatatatatatatatatatatatatatatatatatatatatatatatatatatatgaagccTTTAccctatttttaataagtaataacaatattatttaaactcttTGAGTATTTGGAGAATGAAAATCAAATTGGAGGTTGACCGTTCAAAGTAATCAAATCCCCATTTTCTTACCTATTTTGAACTGATTGCTCGAAgcagtaaaattataataatatatgtatgcCGAAATCAATATTTTAGTAAGGCCAAAGGTCTTATTCTCTTCTAAAGTATTCTCtcttatctcaagttttcatcccttaattttgaaaatctcaactCATTcataagtaattaaaattaacggttttagagataaaattgtcatttttcttgtaatattaaaaataaactaaaatttaatctcctttCTCTCCACTACACCTTAAAAactaagggggtgtttggtttgaataatgttttattaccaaaatagaaagattaccttgaagatagattacttagaagattactgggtattaatgattactatgtttgataaaattggatagctataaataattattatgtttggttaaaagtaataaaagattactaataaattattttacttaaatacccttgaatataattatttttaaatattttttataatatttgtcatattaattaaaaataaatttatttttgtcttaaaaaactaataaataataatataattataataaaatcaagattaccttggtaatctttaaatacccaaggtgaatgtggtaatcagattactacctatattacctgtcacgtcagcattggtaatagaagattactgtaatattttattactgacaaaccaaagaagggaataaaagatagattaccaaggtattCTATCTTAATTGGAACCAAACGACCTCTAAAAGTTTTCTTctaactaagttttaaaaaaatgacattccctcttagggtttagttttcagatcTCTGATGTCAAATCCAAAGTCATCATCTGTTATGAATATCTTCCGATGTCTTCTCTCCCTCCGACAGCTAAACTTATCTCGTTTGGAAGCTTGGATGGCATTGATTGATGTCAAAAATTACTCTCAACTTTGTcaggaagatgaagatgagatccGACGAAGACGAGAGATCTCATCTTCATCGGGGAAGGCGAGAGATCTCATCTTCATCAGGGAGATGATGTTTTTCTCCCCTGACAAAATATCATCTCCAGTTGAGTTTAGGATTGTCAGTCAGAGAAAGAGATGGCGAGAGAGCGACCGTCggaggaagagaaaggagaatTGTCGGAGATGGTActggagtttgaaaactaaattctgggggaaaatgtcattttttaaaacttgacttttGGGGGAAATTATAAATGTTTAGAgtaggagagaaaaagaaataaaattttaaagggttaaagtttcattaactttaacctctcataattgggtaaataaaatttttaaagttaagagatgaaaacttgagataagaggatactttgggtggaaaaagtCCTTTtgcctaataataataatgatttgtcatttaatttggtttaaaatgaAAGCTagcatatataattaaatgaaaattggCAAAagtttatattcatatattgtttattacTTTTTACAACAATATTTTTGTTCGTTTAGAATCAAAAATACTGATTCTCCTCTTGCAAGAGCTGCTCTTCACCTTGTTCTTACAATCTAACGtacttttattaacaaaaataaaaagagtggggggcaaaattttatttaatttgacgATTTTTTGTTgcaacaattttattaaaaaaataataataactttttaacaaatttaatggTGCAAATATTAAAGAGTTTTCATCAATAATGAATTTGCCTATGTTATGCATAGTTCTTTGATTTGCCCTGAACTATAAAGAGTAagtaatttaactttaatttcttaataatgTGCATCCAGTAATTACTTCCATATAAATTTCTGAATAATGTGGATCCAGATATTACTTCCATATAAACACCCAATTTTAGGTACTATACTTTAATGTGAATTTTTTATCCTATATTTTTATACTACCTTGAATCCTGCAATTATTCTTCATATAGAGAGACAAGACCTTGAGCCCTTGTATTGTCTGTCAAgattagggatggcaacggggaggggatctcaatccccgtccccgctacgaggatgaaaatgaatccccgtcccctccccgcaaaGTAAAATCCCCTCCCTATCCCTTCCCCGTctccgcggggaaaaatcccctccccatacccgtaaaaaaaatctttttttttatacattctaaatacaatataaatatattaaataataaaattaagcaaaattaaaattaacctactatttcaaatatcataaatataatatattaactactttaatatgcataacaaaactctaaataaatttgaaaaatataaataatttaaaattataaaaatatattagtattttaaataaatatattaatataaaagggtgGGGAGGGGAAGGGTCGGAGCAGGGAGGGGACACATATATCCCCATCCCCGGCCCGTCCCCGATTGTGgggattttttttatccccatccccgtcccCTTCCCCGATTCTATCGGGGAATCcatccccgttagggtcggagAGGCTCGGAGCCCCTAAAGTCAGGCCCAAATTGCCATTCCTAGTCAAGATTGACATTTTTTTACAAACAAAATGGAATCGAATTCATCTGTTCATGTAATTCTGTTTCCGTTCATGTCAAAGGGTCATACGGTGCCAATTCTGCATCTTGCTCGCCTCCTCCGATGCCGTCCAAACGTCGCTGTCACCATC includes these proteins:
- the LOC123196531 gene encoding probable aspartic protease At2g35615 is translated as MAATFNLSSLIWFALTLVFTFAETNNNGGRFTADLVHRDSPLSPFYDPLESHFDRLHNAFRRSISRMNYLKTIFSPSSSGPAKLLQAPLVPTGGEYLMNISIGTPPVVLIGIADTGSDLTWIQCKPCKECYKQKPPLFDPKKSSTYKILTCESRYCSALDDGKRCESHMNLCGYSYSYGDNSFTEGSLAVENLAMGDSTSGSPVTLPNIVFGCGHDNGGTFDENGSGIIGLGGGSLSLISQLSSSIKGKFTYCLAPISSSATSKIKFGAPSFNGSSPGLISTPLIDKAPATYYYVTLEAISVGNKKLPYTNSLKTDYDFVEVEEGNMIVDSGTTLTFIESQFYDKLATVLEKEIGSQRVSDPKGVFGACFRVKSKNEDHLPVITVHFSGNADLKLQPLNAFIRVEEDLVCFTMVPSDSIAIFGNLAQMNFLVGFDLEGKTVSFMPNDCSKQ
- the LOC123196530 gene encoding probable aspartic protease At2g35615 is translated as MNICIGTPPVVLIGVADTGTDLMWLQCKPCKECYKQKPPLFGPKRSSTYKTLTCASPYCSALEKSKRCESDINLCGYNYTYGDKTFTVRNLAVENFAIGDSTSRSPVTLPNVVFGCGHNNGGNVEEAESVHFSGNADLKLQPYNAFIRVEEDLVCLTMEPADSFGIFGNVAQTNFLVGFDLQGKIVSFMPTDCSKQ
- the LOC123196532 gene encoding UDP-glycosyltransferase 90A1-like — encoded protein: MGAYAMSVSNDALENRVLIGVEKDDETMALPHFPGIRVSKSEFGRMFWDPNGAEFEFMIKHLTAASNSYGMIMNSFEELESVFVDYYNREAKSKVWCVGPPCLAEPSTINEKTQISAEQEIAIGLEESEANFLWVIRKDEWEVGEGFEERVKERGIVVREWVDQREILLHKSVEGFLSHCGWNSLLESIYAGVPILAWPMMAEQPLNAKLVVEEIKVVLRVERCDGFLKREELKKKVRELMEGENSKELRKNVKDLSEAANKAMEEENGLSWSTLDWLIHEAWVFHLVPLPSRCRCNPNVFSKFNIE